In one window of Bombus fervidus isolate BK054 chromosome 4, iyBomFerv1, whole genome shotgun sequence DNA:
- the LOC139986408 gene encoding solute carrier organic anion transporter family member 1A4 isoform X1, whose product MTLQGIFLHRMAIHLQEVMRSEVEGGLAGPANPIPSQSIDCGCGLLPCPKLAKFATRRLFVGLLSWVGLIQAAAYAYLFIAGPTIGRRFQFDPYVMEWVLIISDLTPFLLGVVVAYWGDKIHRAAWIGGIVLLQSISYFIMIIPHLTHQTKVIEETENMTHMSIYADDSRDLCFDASSRIVAKENEPCYFTFSMIFIVQIISGIANIAYFALGISYLDDNTKKKHIAAFIGVLIAAKIFGILLGSILAWICLRVDAVTLSLIKSYREQIGAWWLGLPILTILLIVPGLLLSWFPQMLPSEVVEKAAASLLHSSNNQNRTSRRLVSRKVSNSNFWPSVGRLFINKTLICQVVSCSLYIMAIVHFISFENLIAQSRFHVPKPSGMLLGFEDPASSRLILNILKPILVALIVIVSGLVISKAKPGAKCIIGYSIIVVLLASVIIFSLSASTCEKKPIVGTTRNGSLVLLKYCNRNCGCSYDADFRPVCDSKGTFVFYSPCHAGCTSSKLINGVTIYSGCSCIEEEIGMGVEVIDGPCTSTSCQNNWILFESGSLLTCILVASTFVGDILIILRSVNTQDKAISIGLWMSFLAILANIPGKILYDVIANLTCRHWGTQRSMCHLHDGLKLGNYLCYMTGSLLALSVILKSLVWFFCRDLELYIQKDEEPAAATELRKLMRNPDVASGKQEEQTKPDHDNDTPVRVDIANEELKTSTRSLNESLSKKNEEEEEEKSEETTLKYGPIGPGDRRTDSKSSLNQTTQNRKSMIRNLESEDELSSSDEESKKKSSPRIAYKPLNLDSDVESDLSSVEPRSRKRIMGKDYDSVYTSDRSSSAKSSLFRREFPNPDNYGDPRQAKHIDGSSETSSFKFSRKRQDVEVQKKGDFNEVGIPIVDAPVSPASAKGVKSLINRYELNAEQQTEEGEESFRSSENGIHMESKIGIPLVAMAPKRPLSRSQYSSGFGSLTDGKIPENRSESRESISTKASSKGSLGTLRTDL is encoded by the exons ATGACGCTCCAAGGAATTTTCCTACACA GAATGGCTATACATCTTCAAGAAGTGATGCGATCAGAAGTGGAGGGTGGCCTTGCTGGTCCAGCTAATCCGATACCGAGTCAGTCGATAGATTGCGGTTGTGGACTACTACCATGTCCGAAATTAGCAAAATTTGCAACTCGCCGACTTTTCGTTGGCTTACTCTCGTGGGTTGGCTTGATTCAAGCCGCTGCTTACGCGTATCTTTTCATAGCAGGACCTACGATCGGAAGAAGATTTCAATTTGATCCTTATGTAATGG AATGGGTACTTATAATATCTGATTTGACGCCTTTCCTTCTTGGAGTAGTCGTTGCATATTGGGGTGATAAAATTCACAGAGCTGCATGGATTGGCGGTATAGTTCTTTTGCAAAgcatttcgtattttattatgaTAATTCCTCATCTGACGCATCAGACCAAAGTTATCGAAGAAACCGAAAACATGACacatatgtcgatatacgcag ATGATAGTCGAGATCTCTGTTTCGACGCTTCTTCTAGGATTGTTGCAAAAGAGAATGAGCCCTgttatttcacattttcaaTGATCTTCATTGTACAAATTATATCTGGTATTGCGAACATTGCGTACTTTGCGTTGGGTATATCTTATTTAGACGataatacaaagaaaaaacacATAGCTGCTTTCATTGGTGTTCTCATTGCTGCGAAGATTTTCGGTATTCTTCTAGGATCTATCTTGGCGTGGATTTGTCTCAG AGTCGACGCAGTGACTTTGAGCTTGATAAAGTCCTACAGAGAACAAATCGGCGCATGGTGGTTAGGGTTACCAATTCTAACGATACTACTCATAGTTCCTGGTTTACTTCTTTCATGGTTCCCTCAAATGTTACCATCTGAG GTTGTCGAAAAAGCTGCTGCCTCGTTACTACATAGTTCCAACAATCAAAATCGAACATCTCGCAGATTGGTTAGCCGAAAAGTTAGTAATTCCAATTTCTGGCCATCGGTCGGTAGACTGTTCATTAATAAAACTTTGATTTGCCAAGTCGTTTCTTGTAGTCTTTACATTATGGCGATTGTGCATTTTATTAGTTTTGAAAATCTCATTGCACAATCAAGATTTCACGTACCCAAACCAAGTGGGATGTTACTCGGCTTCGAGGATCCAGCTTCGTCAAGATTAATATTAA ATATCTTGAAACCTATTCTAGTCGCCTTGATCGTGATCGTTTCTGGCTTAGTTATTTCAAAGGCAAAACCTGGTGCTAAGTGTATCATTGGTTACAGTATCATCGTCGTACTTTTAGCATCtgtaattattttctcattgTCTGCCTCAACTTGTGAGAAAAAGCCTATTGTTGGTACCACTAGAAACGGATC tcTCGTTCTGTTGAAGTATTGTAACAGAAATTGTGGCTGTTCGTATGACGCTGATTTTCGTCCAGTCTGCGATAGCAAAGGCACCTTCGTCTTTTATAGTCCTTGTCACGCTGGATGCACTTCTTCCAAACTTATAAATGGCGTAACAATTTACAGTGGTTGCAGCTGCATAGAAGAAGAGATAGGAATGGGAGTGGAAGTGATCGATGGACCGTGCACTTCTACTAGTTGTCAAAATAATTGGATACTTTTCGAG tCCGGAAGTCTGTTGACGTGCATATTAGTTGCATCAACTTTCGTGGGAGATATATTGATAATCTTGAGATCAGTCAACACGCAGGACAAAGCTATCAGCATAGGCTTGTGGATGTCGTTCTTGGCTATACTTGCGAATATTCCCGGAAAAATTCTTTACGATGTGATTGCAAATCTAACGTGCCGACATTGGGGAACTCAAAGATCTATGTGCCATCTCCATGATGGCTTGAAACTTGGCAACTATCTGTGCTACATGACAGGTTCACTATTAGCTCTGTCTGTCATATTGAAAAGCCTAGTGTGGTTCTTCTGCAGAGACTTGGAGCTTTATATTCAGAAAGACGAAGAACCAGCAGCAGCGACTGAATTGAGAAAATTGATGCGCAATCCTGACGTTGCGTCTGGTAAACAAGAGGAACAAACTAAGCCTGACCATGATA ATGACACGCCAGTTCGAGTAGATATCGCGAACGAGGAATTAAAGACATCAACGAGGTCCCTAAATGAAAGTCTGTCGAAGAAGAatgaggaagaagaggaagaaaagagtGAGGAAACAACGCTGAAGTATGGTCCCATCGGTCCTGGAGATCGTCGAACGGACTCAAAATCGTCGCTGAATCAAACGACGCAAAATCGAAAGTCAATGATTCGAAACTtagagtcggaggacgagttAAGTTCTAGCGacgaagaaagtaaaaaaaaatcgagtcCAAGGATAGCATACAAGCCGTTGAATCTCGATTCCGATGTAGAAAGTGATTTAAGCAGCGTGGAGCCAAGATCGCGGAAGCGTATTATGGGGAAGGACTACGATTCTGTTTATACCAGCGATCGCAGCTCTTCCGCGAAAAGCTCGCTCTTTAGACGTGAATTTCCTAATCCAGATAATTACGGGGATCCGAGACAAGCGAAACACATAGATGGTTCTTCGGAAACCAGCAGTTTCAAATTCTCGAGAAAGAGGCAAGACGTTGAGGTACAGAAGAAAGGAGATTTCAACGAAGTTGGTATACCAATAGTAGATGCTCCTGTTTCGCCTGCTTCCGCGAAAGGTGTAAAATCGCTGATTAATCGATACGAACTAAACGCTGAACAGCAAACCGAAGAAGGCGAAGAATCCTTCAGATCAAGTGAAAACGGAATTCACATGGAAAGTAAAATAGGGATCCCGCTAGTAGCTATGGCGCCGAAAAGACCTCTCTCGAGGAGTCAATATTCATCAGGGTTCGGCAGTTTAACGGATGGTAAGATTCCTGAAAATCGATCCGAATCCCGCGAAAGCATTAGCACGAAAGCATCTAGTAAGGGCAGTCTAGGGACACTGCGCACTGATCTCTAA
- the LOC139986408 gene encoding solute carrier organic anion transporter family member 1A4 isoform X2 yields the protein MAIHLQEVMRSEVEGGLAGPANPIPSQSIDCGCGLLPCPKLAKFATRRLFVGLLSWVGLIQAAAYAYLFIAGPTIGRRFQFDPYVMEWVLIISDLTPFLLGVVVAYWGDKIHRAAWIGGIVLLQSISYFIMIIPHLTHQTKVIEETENMTHMSIYADDSRDLCFDASSRIVAKENEPCYFTFSMIFIVQIISGIANIAYFALGISYLDDNTKKKHIAAFIGVLIAAKIFGILLGSILAWICLRVDAVTLSLIKSYREQIGAWWLGLPILTILLIVPGLLLSWFPQMLPSEVVEKAAASLLHSSNNQNRTSRRLVSRKVSNSNFWPSVGRLFINKTLICQVVSCSLYIMAIVHFISFENLIAQSRFHVPKPSGMLLGFEDPASSRLILNILKPILVALIVIVSGLVISKAKPGAKCIIGYSIIVVLLASVIIFSLSASTCEKKPIVGTTRNGSLVLLKYCNRNCGCSYDADFRPVCDSKGTFVFYSPCHAGCTSSKLINGVTIYSGCSCIEEEIGMGVEVIDGPCTSTSCQNNWILFESGSLLTCILVASTFVGDILIILRSVNTQDKAISIGLWMSFLAILANIPGKILYDVIANLTCRHWGTQRSMCHLHDGLKLGNYLCYMTGSLLALSVILKSLVWFFCRDLELYIQKDEEPAAATELRKLMRNPDVASGKQEEQTKPDHDNDTPVRVDIANEELKTSTRSLNESLSKKNEEEEEEKSEETTLKYGPIGPGDRRTDSKSSLNQTTQNRKSMIRNLESEDELSSSDEESKKKSSPRIAYKPLNLDSDVESDLSSVEPRSRKRIMGKDYDSVYTSDRSSSAKSSLFRREFPNPDNYGDPRQAKHIDGSSETSSFKFSRKRQDVEVQKKGDFNEVGIPIVDAPVSPASAKGVKSLINRYELNAEQQTEEGEESFRSSENGIHMESKIGIPLVAMAPKRPLSRSQYSSGFGSLTDGKIPENRSESRESISTKASSKGSLGTLRTDL from the exons ATGGCTATACATCTTCAAGAAGTGATGCGATCAGAAGTGGAGGGTGGCCTTGCTGGTCCAGCTAATCCGATACCGAGTCAGTCGATAGATTGCGGTTGTGGACTACTACCATGTCCGAAATTAGCAAAATTTGCAACTCGCCGACTTTTCGTTGGCTTACTCTCGTGGGTTGGCTTGATTCAAGCCGCTGCTTACGCGTATCTTTTCATAGCAGGACCTACGATCGGAAGAAGATTTCAATTTGATCCTTATGTAATGG AATGGGTACTTATAATATCTGATTTGACGCCTTTCCTTCTTGGAGTAGTCGTTGCATATTGGGGTGATAAAATTCACAGAGCTGCATGGATTGGCGGTATAGTTCTTTTGCAAAgcatttcgtattttattatgaTAATTCCTCATCTGACGCATCAGACCAAAGTTATCGAAGAAACCGAAAACATGACacatatgtcgatatacgcag ATGATAGTCGAGATCTCTGTTTCGACGCTTCTTCTAGGATTGTTGCAAAAGAGAATGAGCCCTgttatttcacattttcaaTGATCTTCATTGTACAAATTATATCTGGTATTGCGAACATTGCGTACTTTGCGTTGGGTATATCTTATTTAGACGataatacaaagaaaaaacacATAGCTGCTTTCATTGGTGTTCTCATTGCTGCGAAGATTTTCGGTATTCTTCTAGGATCTATCTTGGCGTGGATTTGTCTCAG AGTCGACGCAGTGACTTTGAGCTTGATAAAGTCCTACAGAGAACAAATCGGCGCATGGTGGTTAGGGTTACCAATTCTAACGATACTACTCATAGTTCCTGGTTTACTTCTTTCATGGTTCCCTCAAATGTTACCATCTGAG GTTGTCGAAAAAGCTGCTGCCTCGTTACTACATAGTTCCAACAATCAAAATCGAACATCTCGCAGATTGGTTAGCCGAAAAGTTAGTAATTCCAATTTCTGGCCATCGGTCGGTAGACTGTTCATTAATAAAACTTTGATTTGCCAAGTCGTTTCTTGTAGTCTTTACATTATGGCGATTGTGCATTTTATTAGTTTTGAAAATCTCATTGCACAATCAAGATTTCACGTACCCAAACCAAGTGGGATGTTACTCGGCTTCGAGGATCCAGCTTCGTCAAGATTAATATTAA ATATCTTGAAACCTATTCTAGTCGCCTTGATCGTGATCGTTTCTGGCTTAGTTATTTCAAAGGCAAAACCTGGTGCTAAGTGTATCATTGGTTACAGTATCATCGTCGTACTTTTAGCATCtgtaattattttctcattgTCTGCCTCAACTTGTGAGAAAAAGCCTATTGTTGGTACCACTAGAAACGGATC tcTCGTTCTGTTGAAGTATTGTAACAGAAATTGTGGCTGTTCGTATGACGCTGATTTTCGTCCAGTCTGCGATAGCAAAGGCACCTTCGTCTTTTATAGTCCTTGTCACGCTGGATGCACTTCTTCCAAACTTATAAATGGCGTAACAATTTACAGTGGTTGCAGCTGCATAGAAGAAGAGATAGGAATGGGAGTGGAAGTGATCGATGGACCGTGCACTTCTACTAGTTGTCAAAATAATTGGATACTTTTCGAG tCCGGAAGTCTGTTGACGTGCATATTAGTTGCATCAACTTTCGTGGGAGATATATTGATAATCTTGAGATCAGTCAACACGCAGGACAAAGCTATCAGCATAGGCTTGTGGATGTCGTTCTTGGCTATACTTGCGAATATTCCCGGAAAAATTCTTTACGATGTGATTGCAAATCTAACGTGCCGACATTGGGGAACTCAAAGATCTATGTGCCATCTCCATGATGGCTTGAAACTTGGCAACTATCTGTGCTACATGACAGGTTCACTATTAGCTCTGTCTGTCATATTGAAAAGCCTAGTGTGGTTCTTCTGCAGAGACTTGGAGCTTTATATTCAGAAAGACGAAGAACCAGCAGCAGCGACTGAATTGAGAAAATTGATGCGCAATCCTGACGTTGCGTCTGGTAAACAAGAGGAACAAACTAAGCCTGACCATGATA ATGACACGCCAGTTCGAGTAGATATCGCGAACGAGGAATTAAAGACATCAACGAGGTCCCTAAATGAAAGTCTGTCGAAGAAGAatgaggaagaagaggaagaaaagagtGAGGAAACAACGCTGAAGTATGGTCCCATCGGTCCTGGAGATCGTCGAACGGACTCAAAATCGTCGCTGAATCAAACGACGCAAAATCGAAAGTCAATGATTCGAAACTtagagtcggaggacgagttAAGTTCTAGCGacgaagaaagtaaaaaaaaatcgagtcCAAGGATAGCATACAAGCCGTTGAATCTCGATTCCGATGTAGAAAGTGATTTAAGCAGCGTGGAGCCAAGATCGCGGAAGCGTATTATGGGGAAGGACTACGATTCTGTTTATACCAGCGATCGCAGCTCTTCCGCGAAAAGCTCGCTCTTTAGACGTGAATTTCCTAATCCAGATAATTACGGGGATCCGAGACAAGCGAAACACATAGATGGTTCTTCGGAAACCAGCAGTTTCAAATTCTCGAGAAAGAGGCAAGACGTTGAGGTACAGAAGAAAGGAGATTTCAACGAAGTTGGTATACCAATAGTAGATGCTCCTGTTTCGCCTGCTTCCGCGAAAGGTGTAAAATCGCTGATTAATCGATACGAACTAAACGCTGAACAGCAAACCGAAGAAGGCGAAGAATCCTTCAGATCAAGTGAAAACGGAATTCACATGGAAAGTAAAATAGGGATCCCGCTAGTAGCTATGGCGCCGAAAAGACCTCTCTCGAGGAGTCAATATTCATCAGGGTTCGGCAGTTTAACGGATGGTAAGATTCCTGAAAATCGATCCGAATCCCGCGAAAGCATTAGCACGAAAGCATCTAGTAAGGGCAGTCTAGGGACACTGCGCACTGATCTCTAA